A genome region from Eremothecium gossypii ATCC 10895 chromosome VII, complete sequence includes the following:
- the ATC1 gene encoding Atc1p (Syntenic homolog of Saccharomyces cerevisiae YDR184C (ATC1)) has product MSVEGKNVDSYSGLTASVQHEHTHPVHNRGVALETTTQHAFITVASQLKPDLKGEDEEHNLELELHKFLSQHNHGPPSSGTTGTTLAGVPDFSASHNISHRDEMAEAIEKAMAEIACPELWNNDHSSAGATVGGDVHLDTLTMDGILGNEEPFVQVHEGALGSVDMDGQRYPHGRNSLSSIVGSKAIIQQSMDIHPTAQGGARSRQSTEEVGMHICATPNGKRKNAGVASSQATVKRSRLFYETISPESLSPLSDNSDFLKAMDTKGSGVQNVPISTSVTAGALGHGAKNIKGYQNASKINMASNIPKEKLQVHSTPPVVSILPEKLTQEFTMQQVMETKRRIINTHKLILNFNFLKESYTRSCSELKRTVFKLKESECHRARLAKENEQLKRLVIELNERMKNPSK; this is encoded by the coding sequence ATGAGTGTCGAGGGTAAGAATGTGGATTCATATTCGGGCCTAACCGCCTCTGTCCAACATGAGCACACCCATCCTGTCCACAACAGAGGAGTCGCGCTCGAAACGACCACACAGCATGCATTCATTACCGTCGCGTCTCAGCTGAAGCCAGATCTCAAGGGGGAAGACGAGGAACATAACctggagctggagctgcaTAAATTTTTATCACAACACAATCACGGCCCACCGTCGTCTGGGACTACGGGAACGACTTTGGCTGGGGTACCTGACTTCTCTGCGAGCCACAACATAAGCCACCGTGATGAGATGGCGGAGGCCATTGAGAAGGCAATGGCAGAAATAGCATGTCCAGAACTGTGGAACAACGACCACAGTTCCGCCGGGGCCACAGTTGGAGGTGACGTTCACTTGGACACGCTCACGATGGATGGCATACTAGGCAACGAAGAGCCTTTTGTGCAAGTGCACGAAGGCGCGCTTGGCTCGGTGGACATGGACGGCCAGCGCTATCCACATGGGCGGAACTCCCTCTCTTCCATTGTCGGCTCCAAAGCAATCATACAGCAGTCAATGGACATACACCCAACTGCACAAGGCGGCGCCCGGTCCAGGCAAAGCACTGAAGAGGTTGGCATGCACATCTGCGCCACTCCAAACGGAAAGCGGAAGAATGCAGGTGTTGCGTCCTCACAGGCCACAGTGAAACGTAGCCGATTGTTCTACGAAACGATATCTCCCGAATCGCTATCTCCGCTATCCGACAACAGCGACTTCCTCAAGGCGATGGATACAAAGGGGTCTGGGGTGCAGAATGTGCCGATCTCTACGTCTGTTACTGCGGGCGCTCTGGGGCATGGCGCAAAGAACATCAAAGGCTATCAAAACGCCTCGAAGATAAACATGGCTTCGAACATACCAAAAGAAAAGCTTCAAGTGCATTCTACACCTCCGGTTGTGTCTATACTTCCAGAGAAACTTACACAAGAGTTCACCATGCAGCAGGTTATGGAGACTAAACGAAGGATCATCAATACCCACAAACTTATTCTGAACTTCAATTTCCTAAAAGAAAGCTACACACGGTCGTGCAGCGAACTAAAGCGGACGGTTTTCAAGCTAAAAGAGTCAGAATGTCACAGGGCCAGGCTAGCGAAGGAGAATGAACAACTAAAACGGTTAGTCATTGAGTTAAATGAGAGAATGAAAAATCCAAGTAAATAG